ACAACAAGAAATCAGAAACTTTGTGGATGCTATTCAAAAGATAGGTGCTGATACAGAGTATAACGGAATAAAACTTTTGGATGGCACATTTAAAGATAAATATATTCACTACGGTGCAAGACTTGAACAGACAGTATATCTGTCAATAGATGATGTTAGGGCACAAAGTTTAGGTGCTCATATGATAAAGACCAGCGGAAATAAAGTTGCAGCTAGTGACGTTTTAACAAGTCTTACTGATGTAGTATTTGGAACTAATCAAACCATAACAGTTGGTGGTAGAGTAATTGATGCAACTATACAAAATGTTAATGGTTCTACAACCAACTACATCCTGGATGCAGGGTATATGGCAGAACAGATTAATTCTAATCTCAGCGACATAGGTTTTAAGGCAAAGGCCATAAATGTTAGTATTGGTGAAAAATATACAGCGATAGCTGATGTTTCAGACACGGCTACTCTAACTTTTTATGTAGGAGATAAGTCTTTTAGTTTTACTGCAGAAACTACGATATCTCTTGATGAACTTGTAGAGAAGATAAACCGTGAAGCAGCAACTGCTGGCGCAGACCTTACTGCCTCAACCGATGCAGGAAGACTTGTTCTTACCTCTTCTAAAGGTTATACTATTGGTGTTGAAATTAGCCTTGCAAGCGCAACAGGTACTATTAATATCAATCAAATTGTTAATGACTTAGAAAATGCTTCTGCAGGAACCATTCAATCTCAAACTAGTGCAACCACAGCTTCTGCAGTAAAGGTTGGAGATCTTTATATTGCTAATGATAAAAATTTTACCTTGGATTTAGGATCAGTAACTAACACCGCCTTAGGAAATTTTGAAATTGGCTCAACTACAGGATCCCAGTTTAAGAATCTTTATTCTATAAATGTGACTTCAAATGAGGGAGCAGAGGCATCGATGCTTATTGCTGAGGTAGCGTTAAGAAAAGTTGATACCATAAGGGCGCAGATTGGTGCGACGATGAACAACCTTCAGTCTATTTTTGACTCACAGAAGGTGGCATATGATAATACTAAGGAA
Above is a genomic segment from Thermodesulfobacterium commune DSM 2178 containing:
- a CDS encoding flagellin N-terminal helical domain-containing protein → MAVKINFNEAAAQTHTALLRNERAMNKSLLRLSTGVRILNASDDSAGLFIADMLGTVAKGYDQGNRNIQTGISALQIAEASAGQIFDKLQEIYVRAQNAANDINDPIARAALQQEIRNFVDAIQKIGADTEYNGIKLLDGTFKDKYIHYGARLEQTVYLSIDDVRAQSLGAHMIKTSGNKVAASDVLTSLTDVVFGTNQTITVGGRVIDATIQNVNGSTTNYILDAGYMAEQINSNLSDIGFKAKAINVSIGEKYTAIADVSDTATLTFYVGDKSFSFTAETTISLDELVEKINREAATAGADLTASTDAGRLVLTSSKGYTIGVEISLASATGTININQIVNDLENASAGTIQSQTSATTASAVKVGDLYIANDKNFTLDLGSVTNTALGNFEIGSTTGSQFKNLYSINVTSNEGAEASMLIAEVALRKVDTIRAQIGATMNNLQSIFDSQKVAYDNTKEAESVIRNTDYAKEMAEFTTYQIRMQATVAMLAQANTQPQLVLQLLR